Proteins encoded together in one Microbacterium sp. zg-Y625 window:
- a CDS encoding SseB family protein, with protein MALFSRRDKKTTPSDEVETPDVAPEAHAPAAEVEADDVPQVNISMSTFGKPAPAPRPAPTPVPDGAQRVQRGPAEAPARTESVPGLPDNVLVRQALTALPEQPEPSDIMTLMRQLLQGHLFVRVRGDARAQLAEGKQLTMAVSAVGDDRYLLAFTGGDALQASVAADGDKETSAMGQPVAAILRNVVDGPYAGFILDHATPGRRAILPKALVEKAMQDADPEFTLKNLLAGERTDETPAAVGAALATTRVWVAAGAVPGEDKRMGVSEVRGANGSRHLEVFSHPLEVAVLGRNDRAVPLTPQQLSKALAADVGLTGVVVDPAGPWIMLDRSALAPVIALTA; from the coding sequence ATGGCTCTGTTCTCCCGACGCGACAAGAAGACCACGCCGTCCGACGAGGTCGAAACGCCCGACGTCGCGCCCGAGGCGCACGCGCCTGCGGCCGAGGTCGAGGCCGATGACGTGCCCCAGGTGAACATCTCGATGTCGACCTTCGGAAAGCCCGCCCCGGCCCCGCGGCCGGCGCCGACGCCGGTGCCCGACGGCGCCCAGCGGGTGCAGCGCGGGCCGGCCGAGGCCCCCGCGCGCACCGAGAGCGTGCCGGGCCTGCCGGACAACGTTCTGGTGCGCCAGGCTCTGACCGCGCTTCCGGAGCAGCCGGAACCCTCCGACATCATGACGCTCATGCGCCAGCTGCTGCAGGGGCACCTGTTCGTCCGCGTGCGCGGCGACGCGCGGGCGCAGCTGGCCGAGGGCAAACAGCTCACCATGGCGGTCTCGGCGGTCGGCGACGACCGCTACCTGCTGGCGTTCACCGGCGGCGACGCCCTTCAGGCCAGCGTCGCGGCAGACGGCGACAAGGAGACCTCCGCGATGGGCCAGCCCGTGGCTGCGATCCTCCGCAACGTGGTCGACGGGCCGTACGCCGGGTTCATCCTCGACCACGCGACGCCGGGTCGGCGGGCCATCCTGCCCAAGGCGCTCGTGGAGAAGGCCATGCAGGATGCCGACCCCGAGTTCACTCTGAAGAACCTGCTGGCCGGGGAGCGCACCGACGAGACCCCCGCCGCCGTCGGGGCCGCTCTCGCGACCACCCGCGTGTGGGTCGCCGCGGGCGCCGTTCCCGGTGAGGACAAGCGCATGGGCGTCTCGGAGGTGCGCGGCGCGAACGGCTCCCGTCACCTCGAAGTGTTCTCACACCCGCTCGAGGTCGCCGTGCTCGGCCGCAACGACCGCGCGGTGCCGCTCACCCCGCAGCAGCTGTCCAAGGCGCTCGCCGCCGACGTCGGCCTCACCGGCGTCGTCGTCGACCCCGCCGGTCCCTGGATCATGCTCGACCGGTCCGCGCTTGCCCCTGTCATCGCGCTCACCGCCTGA